The proteins below come from a single Triticum aestivum cultivar Chinese Spring chromosome 5D, IWGSC CS RefSeq v2.1, whole genome shotgun sequence genomic window:
- the LOC123123349 gene encoding uncharacterized protein, with the protein MAVRAGWVVAVARGSAAAWQRVACNPETLPPDRVLALIFCGPLHLLARLAACLCVPLLAASAPFRFASPRRRRRLLLLPAPELLLAPYSPSPSSSSSSSSSSSSSDEDDDDGDHGGTEDGDGISPHVD; encoded by the coding sequence ATGGCGGTGCGGGCGGGgtgggtggtggcggtggcgcgggggtcggcggcggcgtggcAGCGCGTGGCGTGCAACCCGGAGACGCTCCCGCCCGACCGCGTCCTCGCGCTCATCTTCTGCGGGCCGCTCCACCTCCTCGCGCGCCTCGCCGCCTGCCTCTGCGTCCCCCTGCTCGCCGCCAGCGCCCCCTTCCGCTtcgcctcccctcgccgccgccgccggctgctcCTGCTCCCGGCCCCCGAGCTGCTGCTAGCCCCGTActccccctccccttcctcctcctcctcctcctcctcctcctcttcatcgtccgacgaggatgacgacgacggcgaccaCGGCGGCACTGAGGACGGGGACGGCATCAGCCCTCACGTCGATTGA
- the LOC123125852 gene encoding guanylate-binding protein 4 gives MGWPRCALALWAAAAMVAMLAAAVGESDAGQLERAFPIVEPDYGHTKLRLSKQGLEAIQRIKTPIAAVSVIGPYRSGKSFLLNQLLSLSCDKGFGVGHMRETKTKGIWIWGTPVEVDVDGSKVSVLYLDTEGFESIGKSNVYDDRIFALAAVLSSLLVYNLPETIREADISRLSFAVELAEEFYGRVKGQDVAFEPAKLLWLIQRDFLEGKSVQQMVDEALQRVPNSNGDKYIDEVNQIRDSLAIMGDNSTAFSLPQPHLQRTKLCDLEDQELEPLYVQRRDELKQLVASMIKPKIVQGRTLNGKEFVSFLGQILEALNKGEIPSTGSLVEVFNKGILERCLKVYTERMEIVGLPVSVDKLQLVHGLAEDEARKLFDKQHFGKHYAAQSFLNLDEEIKKVLRSYGLANEYQSSKLCEAKFSECEEKMDHLQALKLPSMAKFNAGFLRCNQSFEMECVGPAKGSYEHRMSKMLARSRALFIREYNNKLFNWLVIFSLTMVVIGRFVVKLLLLEAAAWVMFIFLETYTRLFWSSKSLYYNPVWHAIVSSWEAIVYSPVLDLDRWAIPIVVMMSFLAVYWRCIGARGRIGRSVLPLYNGSFRSSSGRPRTD, from the exons ATGGGGTGGCCGAGGTGCGCTCTCGCACTATGGGCGGCGGCCGCGATGGTGGCTATGCTTGCCGCGGCGGTAGGGGAATCCGATGCGGGTCAGCTGGAGCGAGC GTTTCCGATTGTGGAGCCGGATTATGGCCACACCAAACTCCGTCTTTCTAAACAAGGCCTGGAGGCAATCCAAAGGATCAAGACTCCAATAGCTGCTGTTTCT GTCATTGGTCCATATCGATCAGGAAAATCTTTCCTTCTCAACCAGCTTCTCTCCTTATCATGTGATAAAG GTTTTGGAGTTGGACACATGCGAGAAACCAAAACCAAAG GTATATGGATTTGGGGCACTCCCGTTGAGGTCGATGTCGACGGCTCCAAAGTGTCTGTCCTTTACCTGGACACTGAAGGATTTGAGAGCATTGGAAAATCCAATGTATATGATGATAG GATATTTGCTCTGGCAGCTGTCCTGAGTTCTCTTCTTGTCTACAATCTCCCTGAAACG ATTCGTGAAGCTGACATATCCAGACTCTCATTCGCTGTTGAACTTGCTGAGGAATTCTACGGAAG GGTGAAG GGCCAAGATGTTGCTTTTGAGCCAGCAAAACTTCTGTGGCTGATACAGAGGGATTTCCTTG AAGGAAAATCTGTACAACAGATGGTTGACGAAGCTCTCCAACGGGTGCCTAACAGCAATG GAGACAAATATATTGACGAG GTCAACCAAATCAGAGACTCGTTGGCAATTATGGGTGATAACAGTACTGCTTTTAGCTTGCCCCAG CCTCATCTCCAAAGAACAAAGTTATGTGATCTGGAGGACCAGGAACTTGAACCGTTGTATGTACAAAGGAGGGATGAACTGAAGCAATTGGTTGCATCCATGATAAAACCAAAAATTGTGCAGGGTAGAACTTTAAATGGAAAGGAGTTTGTATCCTTCTTAGGGCAG ATACTTGAAGCTTTGAATAAAGGCGAAATTCCATCGACAGGGTCGCTTGTTGAAGTTTTCAATAAGGGCATCCTTGAACGTTGCTTGAAGGTGTATACTGAAAGAATGGAAATAGTGGGTCTACCGGTATCAGTTGATAAACTTCAGCTAGTTCATGGGTTGGCAGAAGATGAAGCTAGAAAGCTTTTTGACAAGCAACATTTTGGTAAACATTATGCTGCTCAGTCCTTCCTCAATCTTGATGAAGAAATAAAAAAG GTGTTGAGAAGCTATGGATTAGCCAATGAGTATCAGTCATCAAAGCTGTGTGAAGCAAAGTTCTCAGAGTGTGAAGAAAAAATGGATCACCTTCAAGCCTTGAAGCTTCCTTCCATGGCAAAATTCAATGCAGGATTTCTCCGCTGCAATCAAAGTTTCGAAATGGAGTGTGTGGGGCCTGCCAAGGGTAGCTATGAGCATCGAATGTCAAAG ATGCTCGCAAGGTCCCGTGCTCTGTTCATCAGGGAGTACAACAACAAACTCTTCAACTGGCTGGTGATCTTCTCCCTAACCATGGTGGTGATCGGGCGGTTCGTCGTAAAGCTTCTTCTACTTGAAGCCGCTGCATGGGTGATGTTCATCTTCCTGGAGACGTACACGAGGTTGTTCTGGTCATCGAAATCGCTCTACTACAACCCCGTGTGGCATGCCATCGTCTCTTCGTGGGAGGCCATTGTGTACAGCCCTGTTCTTGATCTTGACAG ATGGGCAATCCCAATTGTTGTCATGATGTCTTTCTTAGCTGTTTATTGGCGTTGCATCGGCGCAAGGGGAAGGATCGGTCGGTCGGTGTTACCCCTGTACAATGGGTCTTTCAGAAGCAGCTCCGGTCGGCCGAGGACAGATTAA